A single region of the Pieris rapae chromosome 19, ilPieRapa1.1, whole genome shotgun sequence genome encodes:
- the LOC111002073 gene encoding uncharacterized protein LOC111002073, which yields MSSDKKCCVPGCFESVASHKVLHLFTNPNKDPDRVEAWRKAVGGKILELSFEHIYKYRRVCSAHFEDKFQCRYERLSNISIPTVNMAGKQRMAPTQAIASDELNENTPVIELPIGHLRNLKKRVKMKALKDQK from the exons ATGTCGTCGGATAAAAAGTGTTGTGTACCTGGGTGTTTTGAGTCCGTtg CATCGCATAAAGTGCTGCATCTATTTACCAACCCCAACAAAGACCCGGATCGTGTCGAAGCTTGGAGAAAGGCTGTTGGCGGAAAGATACTTGAATTATCTTTCGAGCATATTTACAAGTATCGTCGTGTATGCAGTGCTCATTTCGAAGATAAATTTCAATGTCGCTACGAGAGACTGTCCAACATATCAATTCCAACCGTTAATATGGcag GTAAACAAAGAATGGCTCCAACTCAAGCTATAGCTTCTGATGAATTGAACGAAAATACACCTGTAATAGAATTACCAATTGGTc aTTTAAGGAATTTGAAGAAAAGAGTGAAAATGAAAGCACTGAAAgatcaaaaataa
- the LOC110995285 gene encoding uncharacterized protein LOC110995285 produces MNCTGRISFAATFWFLTHFVFVQAYTTFTPGAISHHGTPIEVEYWDFKRKPIDQMVDITNELGIKVLAEHNYLNSNNIAFSPYGLMGILVALYEGVDGESSYQIQRGVPLPRDRRIIRIGFRDIHRALKTYFVPEEGFLAGLALNNENVTFTESYKNTLRFYSFELQNEPNATSSESTNVTSPMADIPVTTTATTHTNTTTMKSTTRIKEEITTNHVSDSLGTTTAATMESTTNVEIVTQTESPTTQSSSQTFTTETITKQTESLTTTELLTTRDLTTTEIVSSPISTESTSSPTTTEIASSSTVTQTTSLLTTTESTSPQTTVGIESSSTTETMTSPTTFTIIEDEAMSTETMPLISEQAENNTATSDNDSTLETLQRRKKSLLDFLFTNPPDMDVYEEYRSFTIGQEGSDIDIDTQFVVNGNRRIEVPYMYYDSVLHHAYLPHLEASAIRLPLDSDRYYLLVVLPLRAGYGEIERLLARMARESDLSDVYGALRPRRVRAKVPSFVVKGHVILTTDLQKLGIRDVFEPRQGDFTPMTSQTGVYVRSIEQAVSVSMRKYQPDESKKNLSKRRRPITFTATYPFLYFVMDSTIHVSLMAGKLVDPLNSRIL; encoded by the exons ATGAACTGCACCGGACGTATTAGTTTTGCCGCCACATTCTGGTTTTTAACGCATTTCGTATTTGTTCAAGCATATACCACTTTCACTCCCGGGGCAATTTCGCACCATGGAACTCCTATAGAAGTTGAGTATTgggattttaaaagaaaacctATCGATCAGATGGTAGACATTACTAATGAACTTGGTATAAAAGTACTGGCGgaacataattatttgaattcaaaTAACATAGCATTTTCTCCATACGGGTTAATGGGAATCCTAGTGGCTCTATATGAGGGAGTAGATGGTGAATCTTCGTATCAAATACAACGTGGTGTGCCATTACCAAGGGATCGAAGAATTATAAGGATAGGTTTCAGAGATATACATCGCGCACTAAAG acaTATTTTGTTCCTGAAGAAGGATTTTTGGCAGGATTggctttaaataatgaaaatgtaacatttacggaaagttacaaaaatactttacgATTTTATAGTTTTGAGTTACAAAACGAGCCCAACGCTACAAGTAGTGAAAGCACAAATGTGACATCTCCAATGGCAGACATTCCAGTCACAACAACAGCAACAACTCATACTAATACGACCACAATGAAATCTACTACGAGAATTAAAGAAGAAATTACTACAAATCACGTTTCGGATTCATTGGGTACCACAACTGCAGCTACCATGGAATCAACAACAAATGTAGAGATAGTTACACAAACTGAATCACCTACAACTCAGAGTTCGAGTCAAACCTTTACTACTGAaactattacaaaacaaaCGGAATCTCTTACCACAACTGAACTGTTAACCACTCGTGATTTAACTACTACCGAGATCGTATCATCACCAATTTCAACGGAAAGTACCTCATCACCAACTACGACTGAAATTGCATCATCATCAACTGTGACGCAAACCACATCATTACTAACTACAACCGAAAGCACATCACCACAAACTACTGTGGGAATAGAATCTTCCTCGACAACTGAAACAATGACATCACCAACAACATTTACAATTATAGAGGATGAGGCAATGTCTACTGAAACGATGCCTTTGATATCTGAACAGGCTGAAAATAACACCGCAACATCTGACAATGATTCCACGCTGGAGACTCTGCAACGAAGGAAAAAATCattgttagattttttattcacCAATCCACCTGACATGGATGTCTATGAAGAATACAGGTCTTTTACAATCGGACAAGAAGGATCTGACATTGATATAGATACGCAGTTTGTGGTTAATGGAAACCGAAGAATTgag GTACCGTATATGTATTACGATTCTGTGTTACACCATGCCTACTTACCACATTTGGAGGCATCCGCCATTCGTCTGCCACTGGATAGCGACCGTTATTACTTGCTAGTTGTGCTACCACTTAGAGCAGGGTATGGGGAAATCGAACGACTGCTTGCGCGCATGGCAAGGGAGTCAGACCTTTCTGACGTTTACGGAGCTCTAAGACCTCGGCGTGTCAGAGCGAAAGTACCCAGCTTTGTTGTGAAGGGTCACGTTATTTTAACAACCGATCTAcaaaaa CTGGGAATTCGCGACGTCTTTGAGCCTCGTCAAGGGGATTTTACACCTATGACATCGCAGACTGGGGTTTACGTGCGAAGCATTGAACAAGCGGTCTCCGTCTCAATGAGGAAATATCAACCAGATGAATCTAAGA aaaactTATCGAAACGACGCCGACCCATTACTTTCACAGCAACCTACCCATTTCTGTACTTCGTCATGGACTCAACCATACATGTATCTCTGATGGCTGGCAAATTGGTCGACCCATTGAATTcaagaattttatag
- the LOC110995286 gene encoding 40S ribosomal protein S8 has product MGISRDHWHKRRATGGKRAPIRKKRKYELGRPAANTKLGPQRIHWVRSRGGNTKYRALRLDTGNFAWGSECATRKTRIIDVVYNASNNELVRTKTLVKNAIVVVDATPFRQWYESHYLLPLGRKKGAKLTEAEEAIINKKRSKKTAKKYLSRQRLSKVEAGLEEQFHTGRLLACVSSRPGQCGRADGYVLEGKELEFYLRKIKSKRAK; this is encoded by the exons ATGG gtaTCAGCCGTGATCACTGGCATAAAAGGAGAGCTACGGGCGGTAAGCGCGCCCCAATCCGTAAGAAGAGGAAGTACGAGTTAGGTCGCCCGGCTGCTAACACTAAA CTTGGCCCACAACGTATTCATTGGGTCCGTTCTCGTGGTGGAAATACTAAATACCGTGCACTACGTCTTGACACCGGTAACTTTGCTTGGGGTTCGGAAT GTGCAACTCGTAAGACTCGTATCATAGATGTTGTATACAATGCATCTAACAACGAGTTGGTTCGTACCAAGACTCTAGTAAAGAATGCTATAGTGGTAGTTGATGCCACCCCATTCCGCCAGTGGTATGAATCCCACTACCTTCTGCCTCTTGGAAGAAAGAAGGGTGCTAAACTG ACTGAAGCTGAGGAAGccattattaataagaaaaggAGTAAGAAGACCGCAAAGAAATATTTGTCCAGACAGCGCCTTTCCAAGGTTGAAGCCGGTCTAGAAGAACAATTCCACACTGGACGTTTATTAG CCTGCGTGTCGAGTCGGCCAGGCCAGTGTGGACGTGCCGATGGTTACGTATTGGAAGGCAAAGAGCTCGAGTTCTACTTAAGAAAGATCAAGTCTAAGAGGGCGAAGTGA
- the LOC110995277 gene encoding protein mago nashi: protein MSSTDFYIRYYVGHKGKFGHEFLEFEFRPDGKLRYANNSNYKNDTMIRKEAYVHPCVMDELKRVIVDSEIMHEDDRLWPQPDRVGRQELEIVIGEEHISFTTSKTGSLVDVNQSRDPEGLRGFYYLVQDLKCLVFSLIGLHFKIKPI from the exons ATGTCGTCGACAGATTTTTACATTCGTTATTATGTGGGCCACAAAGGCAAGTTTGGTCACGAATTTCTTGAATTTGAGTTTAGACCGGACGGTAAATTAAGATATgctaataattcaaattataaaaatgatactATGATTCGCAAAGAAGCGTATGTGCATCCTTGCGTGATGGACGAACTGAAACGGGTTATAGTAGATTCAGAAATTATGCACGAAGATGATCGATTATGGCCTCAACCAGATCGAGTCGGAAGACAG GAATTGGAAATTGTTATTGGGGAAGAACATATATCTTTTACAACTTCAAAGACCGGCTCATTGGTGGATGTAAATCAGTCACGTGATCCAGAAGGCTTGAGGGGCTTCTATTATTTAGTGCAAGATCTTAAGTGTCTAGTATTTTCACTGATTGGTCtacactttaaaattaaacccaTATAA